The bacterium genome includes a region encoding these proteins:
- a CDS encoding methyltransferase domain-containing protein has product MSIPKTQPTPSSTGQGHYFDPEPAVESKPRTVHLRVGDLSIELQADRGVFGSKGVDAGTLTLLREAPPPPPRGDLLDLGCGYGPIAVALAHQAPEATVWAIDVNERALQLARSNADAAQLANVTACLPSEVPDDVRFAAIYSNPPVRVGKGPLHELLLRWLPRLRPGASAYLVVQRNLGSDSLATWLAAEGYEVRRLKSKKGYRVLEIAGTAD; this is encoded by the coding sequence ATGAGTATACCCAAAACCCAACCCACACCATCGAGCACCGGGCAAGGTCACTATTTCGATCCTGAGCCGGCGGTCGAGTCGAAGCCGCGCACGGTTCACCTGCGGGTCGGAGATCTGTCGATCGAGCTGCAGGCGGATAGGGGCGTGTTCGGCTCGAAGGGAGTCGACGCGGGGACGCTGACCTTGCTTCGCGAAGCTCCGCCGCCGCCCCCTCGCGGAGATCTTCTCGACCTCGGCTGCGGCTATGGGCCGATCGCGGTCGCCCTCGCCCACCAGGCGCCGGAGGCCACGGTTTGGGCGATCGACGTCAACGAACGCGCGCTGCAGCTCGCGAGGTCCAATGCCGATGCCGCGCAGCTGGCCAATGTGACCGCCTGCTTGCCCAGCGAGGTGCCGGACGATGTTCGCTTCGCGGCGATCTACTCCAACCCGCCGGTCCGGGTCGGCAAGGGTCCGCTGCACGAGCTGCTGCTGCGCTGGTTGCCGCGCTTGCGGCCCGGTGCGAGCGCGTACCTGGTCGTGCAGCGCAATCTCGGGTCGGACTCGCTGGCGACCTGGCTGGCGGCGGAGGGCTACGAGGTCCGGCGGCTCAAGTCGAAGAAGGGCTACCGGGTGCTGGAGATCGCCGGCACCGCGGATTAA
- a CDS encoding ABC transporter ATP-binding protein gives MAEEAPQTAVKADPVILRVQDVYKHFPIAGFGGLAVRAVDGVDLEIRRGEALGLVGESGCGKSTLARLITALLPVTKGKIIFEGQEITAMRGARLRRMRRKMQMIFQDPFASLDPRMTVGDIIEEPLDNFGIGSGKQRQRRVQELLRLVGLNPNFTNRYPHEFSGGQRQRIGIARALAVNPSFIVCDEAVSALDVSIQAQIINLLQDLQREFNLTYLFIAHDLAVVRHLSDRIAVMYLGKVVETADRRDIYEHAQHPYTKALLSSIPVPDPIVERGRAPITLKGEIPSPVNPPSGCRFHPRCPIARAPGICSERDPVLEPHGEADQLAACHFAGEA, from the coding sequence GTGGCTGAAGAGGCTCCGCAGACGGCGGTCAAGGCCGACCCGGTCATCCTGCGCGTGCAGGACGTCTACAAGCATTTCCCGATTGCCGGCTTCGGGGGCCTGGCCGTGCGGGCGGTGGACGGCGTCGACCTGGAGATCCGCCGCGGCGAGGCGCTGGGCCTGGTCGGCGAGTCCGGCTGCGGCAAGTCGACGCTTGCGCGCCTGATCACGGCCCTGCTGCCGGTGACCAAGGGCAAGATCATCTTCGAAGGCCAGGAGATCACCGCCATGCGTGGCGCGCGCCTGCGGCGGATGCGGCGAAAGATGCAGATGATCTTTCAGGACCCGTTTGCGTCGCTCGACCCGCGGATGACGGTTGGGGACATCATCGAGGAGCCGCTGGACAACTTCGGCATCGGCTCTGGCAAGCAGCGACAGCGCCGCGTGCAGGAGTTGCTGCGGCTGGTGGGTTTGAATCCGAACTTCACCAACCGGTACCCGCACGAGTTCTCGGGCGGCCAGCGGCAGCGCATCGGCATCGCGCGCGCCCTGGCGGTCAACCCGTCGTTCATCGTTTGCGACGAGGCGGTGTCGGCGCTGGACGTCTCCATCCAGGCGCAGATCATCAACCTGTTGCAGGACCTTCAGCGTGAGTTCAACCTCACGTACCTGTTCATCGCGCACGACCTTGCGGTGGTGCGGCACCTTTCCGACCGGATCGCCGTGATGTACCTGGGCAAGGTGGTCGAGACGGCGGACCGGAGGGACATCTACGAGCACGCGCAGCACCCGTACACGAAGGCGCTGCTGAGCTCGATCCCGGTGCCCGACCCGATCGTCGAGCGGGGGCGGGCGCCGATCACGCTCAAGGGGGAGATCCCCTCGCCCGTGAATCCGCCGTCGGGATGCCGGTTCCACCCGCGGTGCCCGATCGCGCGGGCGCCGGGGATCTGCTCGGAGCGGGACCCGGTGCTGGAGCCGCACGGGGAGGCGGACCAGCTGGCGGCGTGCCACTTCGCGGGGGAGGCGTAG
- a CDS encoding 30S ribosomal protein S10 → MAQKIRIRLKAYDHRVLDQAADKIVDTARRTNARTAGPIPLPTEISKLTVIRSPFIDKDSREQFEMRTHKRIVDILDPNPRVVDALMRLSLPAGVSIEIKS, encoded by the coding sequence GTGGCGCAAAAGATTCGGATTCGACTCAAGGCCTACGACCACAGGGTCTTGGATCAGGCGGCGGACAAGATCGTGGACACCGCTCGCCGAACGAACGCGCGCACGGCCGGCCCGATCCCGCTTCCGACTGAAATCTCCAAACTGACCGTGATCCGCTCACCCTTCATCGACAAGGACTCGCGCGAGCAGTTTGAGATGCGCACGCACAAGCGCATCGTCGACATCCTCGACCCCAACCCTCGGGTGGTGGACGCGCTCATGCGCCTCAGCCTGCCGGCGGGCGTGAGCATCGAGATCAAATCGTGA
- a CDS encoding ABC transporter ATP-binding protein has product MAPTLLQVEDLHTQFFTSRGVVRAVDGVSFHVDAGETLGVVGESGCGKTITALSILRLVPDPGRIVSGRILFRGREVTNMNEEEIRDFRGNDVSMIFQDPMTSLNPVTKIGRQIEEAMTAHNRFTPQLAKARVIELLTRVRVPSAERRVHDYPHQFSGGMRQRAMIAMGLANEPSLLIADEPTTALDVTVQAQIIQLMKQLNRELGTAMMLITHNMALVASLCQRVVVMYAGRVVEEGPVEQIFKSPQHPYTWSLLRSVPRVDEARKDRLVSIKGLPPDLSNSPPGCKFHPRCPFVISRCKAEEPPLGEVAVGQVARCWVLMRNVSDEAVESAKTSAISRDVAQKLKAPAAGNGNNSGG; this is encoded by the coding sequence GTGGCACCAACCCTCCTGCAGGTCGAAGATCTGCACACGCAGTTCTTCACTTCGCGCGGAGTGGTGCGCGCGGTCGACGGGGTCAGCTTCCATGTCGATGCGGGGGAGACCCTCGGTGTGGTGGGAGAGTCGGGCTGCGGCAAGACGATCACCGCGCTGTCCATCCTGCGCCTCGTCCCCGATCCGGGCCGGATCGTCTCCGGCCGCATCCTCTTCCGCGGCCGGGAGGTGACCAACATGAACGAGGAGGAGATCCGAGACTTCCGCGGCAACGACGTCTCGATGATCTTCCAGGATCCTATGACCTCGCTCAACCCCGTGACCAAGATCGGGAGGCAGATCGAGGAGGCGATGACCGCCCACAACCGGTTCACGCCTCAGCTGGCCAAGGCGCGCGTCATCGAGCTACTGACCAGGGTCCGGGTGCCCTCGGCCGAACGGCGGGTCCATGACTACCCGCACCAGTTCTCTGGCGGCATGCGCCAGCGGGCGATGATCGCCATGGGGCTCGCCAACGAACCGTCGCTGCTGATCGCGGACGAACCGACCACGGCGCTCGACGTCACGGTCCAGGCGCAGATCATCCAGCTCATGAAGCAGCTGAATCGCGAGCTCGGCACCGCCATGATGCTGATCACCCACAACATGGCGCTCGTCGCGAGCCTGTGCCAGCGGGTGGTCGTCATGTATGCGGGACGGGTGGTCGAGGAGGGGCCGGTCGAGCAGATCTTCAAGAGCCCCCAGCACCCCTACACCTGGTCTCTGCTCCGCTCGGTGCCGCGAGTCGATGAGGCGCGAAAAGACCGGCTGGTCAGCATCAAGGGCCTGCCTCCCGACCTGTCCAATTCGCCCCCCGGGTGCAAGTTCCACCCGCGATGTCCGTTCGTCATCAGCCGGTGCAAGGCGGAGGAGCCGCCGCTGGGTGAGGTGGCGGTCGGGCAGGTGGCGCGCTGCTGGGTGCTGATGCGCAATGTCAGCGACGAGGCGGTCGAATCCGCCAAGACCTCGGCCATCAGCCGCGACGTAGCCCAGAAGCTGAAGGCGCCCGCAGCCGGTAACGGCAACAACTCCGGTGGCTAG
- a CDS encoding 30S ribosomal protein S7 produces the protein MPRRSRPVKRVIAPDPVYQSEAIAKFVNVVMSSGKRSTAEKVVYDALSRASKQAKKEPLEIFDAALRNATPLLEVKPRRVGGATYQVPVEIRPERRLALARRWIVRFARQRGGKSMSEKLAFEILDASQNTGGAVKRKEETHRMAESNKAFSHFRY, from the coding sequence ATGCCTCGTCGAAGCCGTCCAGTCAAACGTGTCATCGCGCCCGATCCGGTGTACCAATCGGAGGCGATCGCCAAGTTCGTCAACGTGGTCATGAGCAGTGGCAAGCGCTCGACCGCCGAGAAGGTCGTCTACGACGCCCTCTCGCGGGCCAGCAAGCAGGCCAAGAAGGAACCGCTCGAAATATTCGACGCCGCGCTGCGCAACGCCACCCCGCTGCTCGAGGTCAAGCCTCGCCGCGTCGGCGGCGCCACCTACCAGGTGCCGGTCGAGATCCGGCCGGAGCGCAGGCTCGCGCTGGCCCGCCGCTGGATCGTGCGCTTCGCCCGGCAGCGTGGCGGCAAGAGCATGTCGGAGAAGTTGGCGTTCGAGATCCTTGACGCGTCCCAGAACACCGGGGGCGCCGTCAAGCGCAAGGAAGAAACCCATCGGATGGCGGAAAGCAACAAGGCTTTCAGTCACTTCCGGTACTAG
- the tuf gene encoding elongation factor Tu, which translates to MAKKKFERTKPHLNVGTIGHIDHGKTTLTAAITKVLADKGLAEFKAFDQIDKAPEEKARGITISITHVEYETEKRHYAHVDCPGHQDYIKNMITGAAQMDGAILVVAANDGAMPQTREHIILARQVNVPFLVVALNKCDMVDDKEFIELVELDLRELLSRYEYPGDDIPIVRISALKALEGDPEWTPKILELMNAVDTYIPEPERPVDKPFLMPIEDVFTIEGRGTVTTGRVERGKLKRNEEIEIVGIHPQSTKTVVTAIEMFHKDMDECQAGDNVGALLRGIKREDVVRGQVLAKTGSIKPHTQFKAQVYVLTKEEGGRHTPFLTGYRPQFYMRTTDVTGEVKLPEGVEMCMPGDNVVMEITLGEPIAIEPGLRFAIREGGKTVGAGVATEVVK; encoded by the coding sequence GTGGCGAAGAAGAAGTTCGAGCGGACCAAGCCGCACCTCAACGTCGGGACCATCGGTCACATCGACCACGGCAAGACGACGCTGACGGCTGCCATCACGAAGGTGCTCGCGGACAAGGGCCTGGCGGAGTTCAAGGCCTTCGACCAGATCGACAAGGCGCCGGAGGAGAAGGCCCGCGGAATCACAATCTCGATCACCCACGTCGAGTACGAGACGGAGAAGCGCCACTACGCCCACGTCGACTGCCCGGGACACCAGGACTACATCAAGAACATGATCACCGGCGCCGCCCAGATGGACGGCGCGATCCTGGTCGTGGCCGCCAACGACGGCGCCATGCCGCAGACGCGCGAGCACATCATCCTCGCCCGCCAGGTCAACGTGCCCTTCCTTGTCGTCGCGCTGAACAAGTGCGACATGGTCGATGACAAGGAGTTCATCGAGCTGGTCGAGCTCGACCTGCGCGAGCTCCTGAGCCGCTACGAGTATCCCGGCGACGACATTCCCATCGTGCGCATCTCCGCGCTCAAGGCGCTGGAGGGCGACCCCGAGTGGACGCCTAAGATCCTCGAGCTGATGAACGCCGTCGACACCTACATCCCTGAGCCCGAGCGGCCGGTCGACAAGCCCTTCCTCATGCCGATCGAGGACGTCTTCACGATTGAAGGCCGCGGCACCGTGACCACCGGTCGAGTCGAGCGCGGCAAGCTCAAGAGAAACGAGGAAATCGAGATCGTGGGCATTCACCCGCAGAGCACCAAGACGGTCGTCACCGCGATCGAAATGTTCCACAAGGACATGGACGAGTGCCAGGCGGGCGATAATGTGGGCGCCCTGCTGCGCGGAATCAAGCGCGAGGACGTCGTGCGCGGCCAGGTGCTCGCCAAAACGGGATCGATCAAGCCGCACACCCAGTTCAAAGCGCAGGTGTACGTGCTGACCAAGGAAGAGGGGGGCCGGCACACGCCGTTCCTCACCGGCTACCGGCCGCAGTTCTACATGCGAACCACCGACGTCACGGGCGAGGTCAAGCTCCCCGAAGGCGTGGAGATGTGCATGCCGGGCGACAACGTCGTAATGGAGATCACGCTCGGTGAGCCAATCGCCATCGAGCCGGGACTGCGTTTCGCCATCCGCGAAGGCGGCAAGACCGTCGGCGCCGGCGTGGCCACTGAAGTCGTCAAGTAA
- a CDS encoding ABC transporter permease, whose product MIPIVFFVILITFVLMHMAQGSPWDKAGGRQLSQVVVNNLNAKYGLNKPLSTQFGLYLWNAAHFDFGLSYQYEGKSVGALIGEGWPYTATIGVLAFLVIVPVGVGLGVLAALRQNSRIDYMTMGFATVAASFPNFVVGALMVVVFSVLMANWTQRAFFLPAADFGLDDHLIMPVITLSLLPIAFTARLTRASTLDTIRQDFIRTAWAKGLTERLVVIKHVLKNSLIPVVTTLGPTFAFLVTGSIIVETVFNIPGIGRAFVTAVESRDYPMILGTTVLFSVVIAVANLIVDVAYVFIDPRVRLT is encoded by the coding sequence ATGATCCCGATCGTCTTCTTCGTCATCCTCATCACCTTCGTCCTCATGCACATGGCCCAGGGCAGTCCCTGGGACAAGGCCGGCGGGCGCCAGCTGTCTCAGGTGGTGGTCAACAACCTCAACGCCAAGTACGGCTTGAACAAGCCGCTGAGCACCCAGTTCGGGCTGTACCTCTGGAACGCCGCCCACTTCGATTTCGGGCTGTCCTACCAGTACGAGGGCAAGAGCGTGGGCGCCCTGATCGGCGAGGGCTGGCCGTACACGGCGACGATCGGCGTGCTCGCCTTTCTCGTGATCGTCCCGGTCGGCGTCGGCCTGGGAGTGCTGGCGGCGCTGCGGCAGAACAGCCGCATCGACTACATGACCATGGGCTTTGCCACGGTTGCGGCCTCGTTTCCGAACTTCGTGGTCGGAGCCCTGATGGTGGTGGTGTTCTCGGTCCTGATGGCCAACTGGACCCAGCGCGCCTTCTTCCTTCCCGCGGCGGACTTCGGGCTCGACGACCACCTGATCATGCCGGTGATCACTCTGTCGCTGCTGCCGATCGCCTTCACCGCGCGCCTGACGCGCGCGAGCACGCTTGACACCATCAGGCAGGACTTCATCCGGACCGCCTGGGCGAAGGGCCTGACCGAGCGCCTGGTCGTGATCAAGCACGTGCTCAAGAACTCGTTGATCCCGGTCGTGACCACGTTGGGCCCGACTTTTGCCTTCCTGGTCACCGGCTCGATCATCGTCGAGACGGTGTTCAACATCCCCGGCATCGGTCGCGCCTTCGTGACGGCGGTCGAGTCGCGCGACTACCCGATGATCCTGGGCACCACCGTGCTCTTTTCCGTGGTGATCGCGGTCGCCAACCTGATCGTCGATGTGGCCTACGTGTTCATCGATCCACGGGTGAGGCTCACCTAG
- a CDS encoding 50S ribosomal protein L3 has protein sequence MKGLLARKLGMTQLFNADGTTSAVTVLEAGPCRVLGLRTTEKDGYAAARIAFEAVAERKLTKPELGEFKKASVEPHRHVVEIRGYEGIEAGQELKADIFAAGELVDVTSTSKGKGFQGLIKRHKFSRGPESHGSMNVRQPGAIGATDAARVFKGVRMSGQMGNERTTARAYRVVRVDAERNLILVKGGVPGAKDALVLVRQSTKRMKVKGPAGKPTGRKV, from the coding sequence GTGAAAGGCCTCCTTGCTCGGAAGCTGGGCATGACCCAGCTGTTCAACGCCGACGGCACCACTTCCGCGGTGACGGTGCTCGAAGCCGGCCCCTGCCGGGTGCTCGGCCTGCGCACCACCGAGAAAGACGGCTATGCCGCGGCTCGCATCGCCTTCGAGGCCGTCGCCGAGCGCAAGCTGACCAAGCCCGAGCTTGGCGAATTCAAGAAGGCGAGCGTCGAGCCCCACCGGCACGTCGTCGAGATTCGCGGCTACGAGGGCATCGAGGCAGGCCAGGAGCTCAAGGCCGACATCTTCGCCGCGGGCGAGCTGGTGGACGTCACGTCCACCTCCAAGGGCAAGGGCTTCCAGGGCCTGATCAAGAGGCACAAGTTCAGCCGCGGGCCCGAATCGCACGGCTCGATGAACGTGCGTCAGCCCGGCGCCATCGGCGCGACGGACGCGGCACGCGTCTTCAAGGGCGTCCGCATGTCCGGCCAGATGGGCAACGAGCGCACCACGGCTCGGGCGTACCGGGTCGTCCGGGTCGACGCGGAGCGGAACCTCATCCTCGTGAAGGGTGGAGTCCCGGGCGCCAAGGACGCCCTGGTGCTGGTCCGCCAGTCGACCAAGCGCATGAAGGTCAAGGGGCCCGCCGGCAAGCCGACCGGGAGGAAGGTCTGA
- a CDS encoding 30S ribosomal protein S12 — protein MPTIQQLVRNGRKAARAKSKAPALKGSPQRRGVCVRVYTQTPKKPNSALRKVARVRLTTGIEVTAYIPGIGHNLQEHSVVLIRGGRVKDLPGVRYHIIRGTLDTAGTKNRKKARSKYGAKREKSKAAA, from the coding sequence TTGCCCACTATCCAGCAATTGGTCCGCAACGGGCGGAAGGCGGCCAGAGCGAAGTCTAAGGCGCCCGCCCTCAAGGGCTCGCCGCAGCGGCGGGGAGTCTGCGTGCGCGTCTACACCCAGACGCCGAAGAAGCCGAACTCCGCCCTCCGCAAGGTCGCTCGCGTCCGGCTGACCACCGGGATCGAGGTCACCGCCTACATCCCGGGCATCGGCCACAACCTGCAGGAGCACTCGGTGGTGCTCATCCGCGGCGGCCGCGTCAAGGACCTGCCCGGCGTCCGCTACCACATCATCCGCGGCACTCTCGACACGGCGGGCACCAAGAACCGCAAGAAGGCGCGAAGCAAGTACGGCGCCAAGCGCGAAAAGAGCAAGGCGGCGGCCTGA
- the fusA gene encoding elongation factor G, translating to MQDRPVAIDRVRNIGIMAHIDAGKTTTTERILFYAGRIHKMGEVHEGAATMDWMVQEKERGITITSAATTAHWRDHSINIIDTPGHVDFTVEVERSLRVLDGAVAVFDAVAGVEPQSETVWRQADRYGVPRIAFINKMDRIGADFYRSLESIRTRLGARAVPVQLPIGAEDSFAGYVDLVTKQAVVYTDDLGTTSTESLEIPVGMADLVTQQRRDLVEAVADFDDEVMRKYLDEQDVTETEIRAALRKGTVAGHLVPVLCGAALRNRGVQPILDAVVDYLPSPADVPAVEGTDPKTGALLLREHDDAEPFAALAFKIQMDPQGVGKLTFFRVYSGRLKAGSGVLNASNGRKERIGRILRMHAIRREDVDEVFTGDIAAAVGLKYTTTGDTLADEAHPILLESITFPEPVISVAIEPKTKADQDKLGIGLQRLTEEDPTFKVHTDNETGQTIIAGMGELHLEIIIDRLMREFKVDANQGKPQVSYKEAIKKPAHGVGRFIRQSGGKGQFGHAEVDVRPGETGSGFVFEDKITQGRIPREFIPAVEKGVREALQTGVVAGYPVLDIVVTLVDGSFHAVDSSEMAFQVAGSMAVKDAMHRAGAYLLEPIMKVDVVMPEEYLGDVMGDLSSRRGHILGMEGRGTSQNVRANVPLAEMFGYATELRSMTSGRATYSMEFSHYAEMPGNLAEAVGRRTTSRS from the coding sequence ATGCAGGATCGTCCGGTTGCGATCGATAGGGTCCGAAACATCGGGATCATGGCCCATATCGACGCGGGCAAGACGACGACGACCGAGCGGATCCTGTTCTATGCGGGCCGCATCCACAAGATGGGGGAGGTCCACGAGGGGGCCGCGACCATGGACTGGATGGTCCAGGAGAAGGAGCGCGGGATCACGATCACGTCGGCCGCGACGACGGCCCACTGGCGCGACCACTCGATCAACATCATAGACACACCCGGGCACGTGGACTTCACGGTCGAAGTCGAGCGGAGCCTGCGGGTGCTGGACGGCGCCGTGGCCGTGTTCGACGCCGTCGCCGGCGTGGAGCCTCAGTCGGAGACCGTGTGGCGCCAGGCTGACCGCTATGGCGTACCGCGGATCGCCTTCATCAACAAGATGGACCGCATCGGCGCGGACTTCTACCGTTCCCTGGAGTCGATTCGCACGCGGTTGGGTGCGCGGGCAGTGCCCGTCCAGCTGCCGATCGGCGCCGAGGACTCGTTCGCCGGATACGTCGACCTGGTGACCAAGCAGGCGGTCGTCTACACCGATGACCTGGGCACCACGAGCACTGAGTCGCTGGAGATCCCGGTGGGTATGGCCGACCTGGTCACCCAGCAGCGGCGCGACCTGGTCGAGGCGGTGGCGGACTTCGACGACGAGGTCATGCGCAAGTACCTCGACGAGCAGGACGTGACCGAGACCGAGATCCGTGCGGCCCTTCGCAAGGGGACCGTCGCCGGCCACCTGGTGCCGGTGCTGTGCGGCGCCGCGCTGCGCAACCGCGGTGTGCAGCCGATCCTCGACGCGGTCGTTGACTACCTGCCGTCGCCGGCGGACGTCCCGGCCGTCGAAGGCACCGACCCCAAGACAGGGGCCCTGCTCCTGCGCGAGCACGACGACGCGGAGCCGTTCGCCGCGCTCGCGTTCAAGATCCAGATGGACCCGCAGGGCGTCGGCAAGCTGACGTTCTTCCGCGTCTACTCCGGCCGGCTGAAGGCCGGATCCGGCGTGCTCAATGCGTCCAACGGGCGCAAGGAGCGCATCGGCCGCATCCTGCGCATGCATGCCATCCGCCGCGAGGACGTCGACGAGGTCTTCACCGGTGATATCGCCGCGGCGGTGGGCCTCAAGTACACCACCACGGGCGACACGCTGGCGGACGAAGCCCACCCGATCCTGCTCGAGTCGATCACCTTCCCCGAGCCCGTGATCTCGGTCGCCATCGAGCCCAAGACCAAGGCCGACCAGGACAAGCTCGGCATCGGGCTGCAGCGGCTGACCGAGGAGGACCCGACCTTCAAGGTGCACACCGACAACGAGACGGGCCAGACCATCATCGCCGGCATGGGCGAGCTGCACCTTGAGATCATCATCGACCGCCTCATGCGCGAGTTCAAGGTCGACGCCAACCAGGGCAAGCCCCAGGTCTCGTACAAGGAAGCGATCAAGAAGCCCGCGCATGGTGTCGGGCGGTTCATCAGGCAGTCGGGCGGCAAGGGCCAGTTCGGCCACGCCGAGGTGGACGTCCGCCCCGGCGAGACCGGCAGCGGCTTCGTCTTCGAAGACAAGATCACGCAGGGACGAATCCCGCGCGAGTTCATTCCCGCGGTGGAGAAAGGCGTCAGGGAGGCACTTCAGACCGGCGTGGTCGCCGGGTACCCGGTGCTCGACATCGTGGTCACCCTGGTGGACGGCTCCTTTCACGCGGTGGACTCGAGCGAGATGGCTTTCCAGGTGGCCGGCTCAATGGCGGTCAAGGACGCGATGCACAGGGCCGGGGCCTACCTGCTGGAGCCGATCATGAAAGTCGACGTCGTGATGCCCGAGGAATACCTCGGCGACGTCATGGGCGACCTCTCGTCCCGCCGTGGCCACATCCTGGGCATGGAGGGACGCGGTACGTCCCAAAACGTCAGAGCCAACGTGCCCCTGGCCGAGATGTTCGGTTACGCTACCGAACTTCGGTCCATGACATCGGGGCGGGCGACCTATTCGATGGAGTTCAGTCATTACGCAGAGATGCCCGGGAATTTGGCGGAGGCCGTGGGCCGCCGCACCACGTCGCGAAGTTAG
- a CDS encoding ABC transporter permease, with protein sequence MALPAAAIDQAVDWEVSEQQIGLWSDAWQRFRRNRLAVLGAGLVIVLILIAFLSPLLVHLGAIIDPLKQDVANIEVGPGQAGHPLGSDELGRDTLSRLMFGSRISLSVGILVQGIILPIGLAIGLLAGYLGGRVDNILMRFTDIWYAFPDLIFVLVLVSVFGPSLLSIFGAIALVNWVGLARLVRGQVLSIKEKEFIEAARSSGSPPLKLILKHLLPNSLGPIIVTITFGIPQAIFLEAVLSFLGVGIQPPTPTWGQMVFDGYEAIYANPSSVVFPALAIGFTLLAFSFIGDGLRDALDPRMRR encoded by the coding sequence ATGGCGCTGCCGGCGGCCGCCATCGACCAGGCCGTCGACTGGGAGGTCTCAGAGCAGCAGATCGGACTATGGTCGGACGCCTGGCAGCGATTCCGCCGCAACCGCCTGGCCGTCCTGGGCGCGGGGCTCGTGATCGTACTCATCCTGATTGCCTTCCTGTCCCCGCTGCTGGTGCACCTCGGGGCCATCATCGACCCGCTCAAGCAGGATGTCGCCAACATCGAGGTCGGCCCGGGCCAGGCCGGACACCCGCTGGGATCGGACGAGCTGGGTCGAGACACGCTGAGCCGGCTGATGTTCGGCAGCCGCATCTCGCTTTCGGTCGGGATCCTGGTCCAGGGCATCATCCTGCCGATCGGCCTGGCCATCGGCCTCCTGGCGGGCTACCTCGGCGGCCGGGTGGACAACATCCTGATGCGGTTCACCGACATCTGGTATGCGTTCCCGGACCTCATCTTCGTCCTCGTGCTGGTGTCGGTCTTCGGGCCCAGCCTGCTCTCGATCTTCGGCGCCATCGCCCTGGTCAACTGGGTCGGCCTGGCTCGACTCGTGCGCGGCCAGGTCCTCTCCATCAAAGAGAAGGAGTTCATCGAGGCGGCACGCTCCTCGGGTTCGCCGCCGCTCAAGCTCATCCTCAAGCACCTGCTGCCCAACTCGCTCGGGCCGATCATCGTGACCATCACGTTCGGCATCCCGCAGGCCATCTTCCTCGAGGCGGTGCTGAGCTTCCTCGGCGTCGGCATCCAGCCGCCCACCCCGACGTGGGGCCAGATGGTGTTCGACGGCTACGAGGCCATCTACGCGAACCCGTCGTCGGTCGTCTTCCCCGCCCTCGCGATCGGCTTCACGCTGCTGGCCTTCTCCTTCATCGGAGACGGACTGCGTGACGCTCTCGACCCCCGCATGCGGCGCTAA